From the Mammaliicoccus sciuri genome, the window ACATCCTTAATCAATGGGCTAATCATGTTGCAGAAGGTATTGCGCAAGTTCAAATTATGTTTGATCCAGAAATAATACTTATTGGTGGAGGTATTTCTAAACAAGAAGAAAGACTACTTTCATTGATTGAACCATTTATCGATGATTATTTACCAACCGATTATGGTCATGCCAAAATTGAAGTTACTTCAAAGGGAAATGATTCAGCGCTATATGGTGCTATTTCATGTTTATAAAATAATTGTTAACCTATAATTTACAATGGTTAACAATGTGGTATAATATCGTTATCTTATATTAGGAGTGAAAAATTTGAAAACTAAAGATATCGTTATTATAGCAATGTTTACTGCTTTTATTTCTGTATTAGCATTTATACCACCAATTCCATTACCGTTTATGCCGGTACCAATCGTTCTACAAAATATTGGTATCATATTAGCGGGATGTTTATTAGGTTATAAAAGAGGTACATTAAGTGTTATTATCTTCTTATTACTTGTAGCAACGGGACTACCATTATTATCAGGTGGTAGAGGCGGATTAGGTGTATTCTTTGGTCCATCTGCTGGTTATTTATTTGGCTACCCAGTAGTTGCATTTTTAATTGGATTCTTTATAGATAGAAAGTGGAAAGATCTCTCGTTTACATATGCGTTAACAATTAATATTGTCATTGGGGTTCTATTACTCAATTTAATTGGTGGATTTGTGATGGGTGAGTTTATGAATATTTCAATCGCTAA encodes:
- a CDS encoding biotin transporter BioY → MKTKDIVIIAMFTAFISVLAFIPPIPLPFMPVPIVLQNIGIILAGCLLGYKRGTLSVIIFLLLVATGLPLLSGGRGGLGVFFGPSAGYLFGYPVVAFLIGFFIDRKWKDLSFTYALTINIVIGVLLLNLIGGFVMGEFMNISIAKRYILAATFLPGDIVKAILATMLLFSLKNVPEIKRLRNT